From a region of the Salvelinus alpinus chromosome 2, SLU_Salpinus.1, whole genome shotgun sequence genome:
- the LOC139567856 gene encoding tetraspanin-16-like isoform X3, translating into MGSFSAQLVTISYVCMCLGAILSLLGFIGCYGAWSENRCLIMLYFFIVSMMFTAEVTGVIFILVYKDLVEVTIRGASKDSLRMSYMGPTAADPISTAWNTIMVHYKCCGFDNSTADFKNSVFSANTGLLYPKTCCVDLTSSACDGLDTTQGLIHPKSCITKLINVIQDQSVIFGSTASGICVMELASMMVSVVLFVRLGNTYY; encoded by the exons ATGGGTTCTTTCTCGGCACAGCTGGTGACCATCAgctatgtgtgtatgtgcctgGGGGCCATCCTGTCTCTGCTGGGGTTCATTGGCTGCTACGGGGCTTGGAGCGAGAACCGCTGCCTCATCATGCTG TATTTCTTCATCGTGTCAATGATGTTTACAGCTGAGGTTACTGGGGTTATTTTCATCTTGGTGTACAAAGATCTG GTGGAGGTTACGATTCGTGGAGCCAGTAAGGACTCTTTACGGATGTCCTATATGGGACCAACGGCTGCAGACCCCATATCAACAGCCTGGAACACCATCATGGTCCAT TACAAGTGCTGTGGCTTTGACAACTCCACGGCTGACTTCAAGAACTCTGTGTTCAGTGCTAACACTGGCCTGTTGTACCCCAAGACGTGCTGTGTTGACCTGACGAGCAGCGCCTGCGACGGCCTCGACACCACCCAGGGCCTGATACACCCAAAG AGCTGCATTACCAAACTGATCAATGTGATCCAGGACCAGAGCGTCATCTTTGGCTCCACCGCTTCTGGCATCTGTGTCATGGAG TTGGCGTCCATGATGGTGTCAGTAGTGTTGTTCGTCAGACTAGGCAACACCTATTATTAG
- the LOC139567854 gene encoding tetraspanin-1-like, with the protein MCVFVRPVWGGEDKGPDRDLLETNTPLRPQQSSPQHRRRKQQTAKMCCSGFLKIMMFIFNGAIFLAGVAILAVGVWVKVDSGSLLGVLDNIKDAPAELGQLANVAYLLMGVGGVLLIMGFLGCCGAMKESRCMLMLFFIIILIIFIAEVAGCVVVLVFQPLAKEVLEDLSEKIVARIKKDYGKDESLTSLWNGTMEQFKCCGYRNYTDFDGSPFQENSTNSMYPPTCCSKTGTCAVAAAKTSNVIGCFTMLLNLIEDNAVIIGAVGLGIAALEIAAMVVSMVLYQQIGNK; encoded by the exons atgtgtgtgtttgtgagacctGTGTGGGGGGGTGAGGATAAAGGGCCAGATAGAGACTTGTTGGAGACGAACACTCCTCTCAGACCTCAACAGTCATCACCTCAGCACAG GAGAAGGAAACAACAGACGGCAAAGATGTGCTGCTCCGGGTTTCTCAAGATTATGATGTTCATCTTCAATGGAGCCATCTTT TTGGCGGGTGTGGCCATCCTGGCGGTGGGGGTCTGGGTGAAGGTGGACAGTGGCTCTCTACTGGGAGTGTTAGACAACATTAAGGACGCCCCAGCAGAACTGGGCCAACTGGCTAACGTGGCCTACCTGCTCATGGGGGTCGGAGGTGTCCTGCTGATCATGGGCTTCCTAGGGTGCTGTGGAGCCATGAAGGAGTCCAGGTGTATGCTGATGCTG TTCTTTATCATCATCCTGATCATATTCATTGCAGAGGTGGCTGGGTGCGTGGTGGTCCTTGTCTTCCAACCACTG GCTAAGGAAGTTCTTGAGGACCTTAGTGAGAAGATTGTTGCCAGGATTAAAAAAGACTATGGGAAGGATGAGAGCCTGACTTCACTATGGAATGGCACCATGGAACAG TTCAAGTGCTGTGGATACCGCAATTACACAGACTTCGATGGATCCCCTTTTCAAGAGAACTCAACTAACTCTATGTACCCACCAACATGTTGTAGTAAAACTGGAACCTGTGCAGTTGCTGCTGCTAAAACTTCG AATGTCATTGGCTGCTTTACCATGTTGCTGAACCTGATCGAGGACAACGCTGTCATCATTGGAGCTGTTGGACTGGGCATCGCTGCTCTTGAG ATTGCTGCCATGGTGGTGTCAATGGTTCTCTACCAACAGATTGGTAACAAGTAG
- the LOC139567856 gene encoding tetraspanin-16-like isoform X1, whose product MLTCMYGFRRLNQPVHDITAQSVMSRLHHLYGLLRYLMMLLSGIIFVSGLVLFGLGVWIRYGAATFVQVMGSFSAQLVTISYVCMCLGAILSLLGFIGCYGAWSENRCLIMLYFFIVSMMFTAEVTGVIFILVYKDLVEVTIRGASKDSLRMSYMGPTAADPISTAWNTIMVHYKCCGFDNSTADFKNSVFSANTGLLYPKTCCVDLTSSACDGLDTTQGLIHPKSCITKLINVIQDQSVIFGSTASGICVMELASMMVSVVLFVRLGNTYY is encoded by the exons ATGTTAACCTGTATGTATGGTTTCCGTAGATTGAACCAACCGGTTCATGACATTACAGCGCAGTCAGTCATGTCCAGACTACATCACCTGTATGGCCTGTTGAGGTACCTAATGATGTTACTCAGTGGCATCATATTT GTGAGTGGCCTTGTGCTGTTTGGCCTAGGCGTGTGGATCAGGTACGGGGCGGCCACCTTTGTCCAGGTGATGGGTTCTTTCTCGGCACAGCTGGTGACCATCAgctatgtgtgtatgtgcctgGGGGCCATCCTGTCTCTGCTGGGGTTCATTGGCTGCTACGGGGCTTGGAGCGAGAACCGCTGCCTCATCATGCTG TATTTCTTCATCGTGTCAATGATGTTTACAGCTGAGGTTACTGGGGTTATTTTCATCTTGGTGTACAAAGATCTG GTGGAGGTTACGATTCGTGGAGCCAGTAAGGACTCTTTACGGATGTCCTATATGGGACCAACGGCTGCAGACCCCATATCAACAGCCTGGAACACCATCATGGTCCAT TACAAGTGCTGTGGCTTTGACAACTCCACGGCTGACTTCAAGAACTCTGTGTTCAGTGCTAACACTGGCCTGTTGTACCCCAAGACGTGCTGTGTTGACCTGACGAGCAGCGCCTGCGACGGCCTCGACACCACCCAGGGCCTGATACACCCAAAG AGCTGCATTACCAAACTGATCAATGTGATCCAGGACCAGAGCGTCATCTTTGGCTCCACCGCTTCTGGCATCTGTGTCATGGAG TTGGCGTCCATGATGGTGTCAGTAGTGTTGTTCGTCAGACTAGGCAACACCTATTATTAG
- the LOC139567856 gene encoding tetraspanin-16-like isoform X2 encodes MSRLHHLYGLLRYLMMLLSGIIFVSGLVLFGLGVWIRYGAATFVQVMGSFSAQLVTISYVCMCLGAILSLLGFIGCYGAWSENRCLIMLYFFIVSMMFTAEVTGVIFILVYKDLVEVTIRGASKDSLRMSYMGPTAADPISTAWNTIMVHYKCCGFDNSTADFKNSVFSANTGLLYPKTCCVDLTSSACDGLDTTQGLIHPKSCITKLINVIQDQSVIFGSTASGICVMELASMMVSVVLFVRLGNTYY; translated from the exons ATGTCCAGACTACATCACCTGTATGGCCTGTTGAGGTACCTAATGATGTTACTCAGTGGCATCATATTT GTGAGTGGCCTTGTGCTGTTTGGCCTAGGCGTGTGGATCAGGTACGGGGCGGCCACCTTTGTCCAGGTGATGGGTTCTTTCTCGGCACAGCTGGTGACCATCAgctatgtgtgtatgtgcctgGGGGCCATCCTGTCTCTGCTGGGGTTCATTGGCTGCTACGGGGCTTGGAGCGAGAACCGCTGCCTCATCATGCTG TATTTCTTCATCGTGTCAATGATGTTTACAGCTGAGGTTACTGGGGTTATTTTCATCTTGGTGTACAAAGATCTG GTGGAGGTTACGATTCGTGGAGCCAGTAAGGACTCTTTACGGATGTCCTATATGGGACCAACGGCTGCAGACCCCATATCAACAGCCTGGAACACCATCATGGTCCAT TACAAGTGCTGTGGCTTTGACAACTCCACGGCTGACTTCAAGAACTCTGTGTTCAGTGCTAACACTGGCCTGTTGTACCCCAAGACGTGCTGTGTTGACCTGACGAGCAGCGCCTGCGACGGCCTCGACACCACCCAGGGCCTGATACACCCAAAG AGCTGCATTACCAAACTGATCAATGTGATCCAGGACCAGAGCGTCATCTTTGGCTCCACCGCTTCTGGCATCTGTGTCATGGAG TTGGCGTCCATGATGGTGTCAGTAGTGTTGTTCGTCAGACTAGGCAACACCTATTATTAG